Proteins from a single region of Stutzerimonas stutzeri:
- the plsX gene encoding phosphate acyltransferase PlsX — protein sequence MSAPVIAIDAMGGDFGPHCIVPASLSCLAESPSLHLVLVGQSSLIEKIVAQHPGVDRARLRIVDAPEMIGMDERPAQALRGKPRSSMRVALEQVRDGGAKACVSAGNTGALMALARQVLKTLPGIDRPAMVTALPTQGDPCLLLDLGANVDCPPEQLFQFAVMGAVAAESIGRHQPKVALLNVGTEDIKGNQQVKQAALLLQQAAGLNYQGFIEGDGLYRGEADVVVCDGFVGNVLLKSSEGLAGMLGVRVEALFKRSLGARILGVAALPLLRRLRAELNPAQYNGASFLGLQGIVVKSHGSAGAEGFKAAIQRAAQDVEHDLPELLGRRLGILLGAAHLPDGVDDVTAENGKPSN from the coding sequence TTGTCTGCTCCGGTCATCGCGATCGATGCAATGGGTGGGGACTTCGGTCCCCACTGCATTGTTCCGGCCAGTCTTTCCTGTCTGGCTGAAAGCCCCTCGCTGCACCTGGTCCTAGTCGGCCAATCTTCCTTGATTGAAAAAATCGTTGCCCAGCATCCAGGGGTTGATCGCGCGCGCCTGAGAATTGTCGATGCACCTGAGATGATCGGGATGGACGAGCGGCCTGCTCAGGCTCTGCGTGGCAAGCCCCGATCCTCCATGCGTGTTGCACTTGAGCAAGTTCGCGACGGCGGTGCGAAAGCCTGTGTGAGTGCCGGTAATACTGGCGCGCTGATGGCGCTGGCGCGCCAGGTCCTAAAAACTCTGCCAGGTATCGACCGGCCGGCTATGGTGACAGCGCTCCCTACACAGGGTGATCCGTGTCTGTTGCTGGACCTTGGCGCAAATGTTGACTGCCCGCCCGAGCAGCTTTTCCAGTTCGCGGTGATGGGGGCGGTGGCGGCCGAATCCATTGGGCGACATCAGCCCAAGGTTGCGCTGCTGAATGTTGGCACTGAGGATATCAAGGGCAACCAGCAGGTGAAGCAAGCTGCTTTGCTGTTGCAGCAGGCTGCTGGGCTCAACTACCAGGGCTTTATCGAGGGGGATGGGCTCTATCGCGGTGAGGCCGATGTGGTCGTGTGTGATGGCTTCGTCGGTAATGTGCTGCTCAAGTCCAGCGAAGGACTGGCCGGGATGTTGGGCGTCCGGGTCGAGGCGCTATTCAAGCGTTCGCTTGGTGCGCGGATTCTGGGTGTTGCGGCGTTGCCTCTCCTGCGTAGATTGCGTGCTGAGCTGAATCCTGCGCAGTACAACGGTGCCAGTTTTCTGGGGCTGCAGGGTATTGTTGTAAAGAGTCACGGCAGCGCAGGTGCCGAAGGCTTCAAGGCGGCCATACAGCGCGCCGCGCAGGACGTCGAGCATGACCTTCCCGAGCTTCTGGGGCGCAGATTGGGAATTCTTCTGGGTGCCGCTCACCTGCCCGATGGGGTGGATGATGTGACTGCAGAGAACGGCAAGCCATCCAACTGA
- the rpmF gene encoding 50S ribosomal protein L32: MAVQQNKKSRSARDMRRSHDALVPNALSVEKSTGEVHLRHHVSPDGFYRGRKVIDKGADE; encoded by the coding sequence ATGGCTGTTCAGCAGAACAAAAAATCCCGTTCCGCCCGTGACATGCGTCGTTCGCATGACGCTCTCGTGCCGAACGCTCTGTCCGTGGAAAAGAGCACCGGTGAAGTTCACCTGCGTCACCACGTGTCCCCGGATGGTTTCTACCGTGGTCGCAAAGTGATCGACAAGGGCGCTGACGAGTAA
- a CDS encoding YceD family protein encodes MLKGPIPPHVDPRKLADRAATLTGELQLSQLKRLADPLEDDQGVVRASFSFGRDEQRTVVVHSQLDVEVKLICQRCLEPVVLPIHSECDYAVVNEGASSQHLPKGYDVLEVGEDPLDLLALVEDELLLALPIVPLHDPEICQPPVGPDEPEPSEDEVTRSNPFSVLAQLKRDPNV; translated from the coding sequence ATGTTGAAAGGACCGATACCTCCGCACGTTGATCCGCGCAAGCTTGCTGACCGAGCGGCCACCTTAACCGGTGAGCTGCAATTGTCGCAGCTGAAGCGGCTCGCAGATCCTCTTGAAGATGATCAGGGTGTGGTGCGCGCTAGTTTTTCTTTTGGGCGCGACGAGCAACGTACTGTGGTTGTTCACAGTCAGCTCGACGTTGAGGTCAAACTGATTTGCCAGCGTTGTCTGGAGCCGGTTGTTCTGCCGATTCACAGCGAGTGCGATTATGCGGTTGTGAATGAAGGGGCGAGCAGCCAGCACCTACCCAAAGGGTATGACGTGCTGGAAGTGGGAGAGGATCCTTTGGATCTGCTGGCTCTGGTCGAAGACGAGCTGTTGCTTGCTCTGCCGATTGTTCCACTCCATGACCCTGAAATTTGCCAGCCGCCGGTTGGGCCAGATGAGCCTGAACCGAGTGAGGACGAGGTAACGCGGTCCAACCCGTTCAGCGTACTGGCGCAGTTAAAGCGTGACCCAAACGTTTAG
- a CDS encoding Maf family protein — translation MRHLLLASSSRYRQQLLSRLRLSFDSCAPEIDETNLPGEAAEQLVRRLAETKARALTDQYPNHLIIGSDQVAVLDQEILGKPHTFERAKQQLQFASGNSVRFLTGLALLDSRSGRIQVDCVPFTVHFRELNETQIERYLKAEQPFDCAGSFKAEALGICLFRSTEGEDVTSLVGLPLIRLVDMLRNEGIELP, via the coding sequence ATGCGCCACCTGCTGCTTGCTTCCAGCTCACGTTATCGCCAGCAACTGCTCTCTCGCCTGCGACTGTCGTTCGACAGCTGCGCACCGGAAATCGACGAAACAAACCTGCCCGGGGAAGCTGCCGAGCAGCTCGTACGCAGACTCGCCGAGACCAAGGCCAGAGCGCTCACCGACCAATATCCGAACCACCTGATTATCGGCTCCGATCAGGTTGCAGTGCTGGATCAAGAGATTCTCGGAAAGCCTCACACGTTCGAGCGGGCGAAGCAGCAACTGCAATTTGCCAGCGGCAACAGCGTCAGATTCCTAACCGGACTGGCTCTACTTGACAGCCGCAGCGGCCGCATTCAAGTGGACTGCGTACCCTTTACCGTGCACTTTCGAGAGCTGAACGAAACGCAAATCGAGCGCTACCTGAAAGCCGAGCAACCCTTCGACTGCGCGGGCAGCTTCAAGGCCGAAGCCCTCGGCATCTGCCTTTTCCGCTCCACCGAGGGAGAGGACGTCACCAGCCTCGTAGGCCTGCCACTGATTCGCCTAGTGGACATGCTGCGCAACGAAGGCATAGAGCTACCCTGA
- the sppA gene encoding signal peptide peptidase SppA yields MSDEWKAPVGETKEDRNSWKLLEKTLLAGVQEQRRARRWGIFFKLLTFVYLFGALALFSPALQFGKGKSAQESHTAVINVRGMIADEESASADNIVGALRAAFEDANTKGIVLRINSPGGSPVQSGYIYDEIRRLRGEYPAIKVYAVITDLGASGAYYIASAADEIYADKSSLVGSIGVTAATFGFVDTMEKLGVERRVYTSGEHKAFLDPFQPEKPEESQFWRSVLATTHKQFIDSVKRGRGDRLQDAQHPELFSGLVWSGEQALELGLIDGLGSTAHVARVVIGEPELVDFTVKESPLDRFTKKLGAGVAERLAILVGLQGPALR; encoded by the coding sequence ATGTCGGATGAATGGAAGGCTCCGGTAGGGGAAACCAAGGAAGATCGAAACAGCTGGAAGCTTCTGGAGAAAACGCTGCTTGCTGGCGTTCAGGAGCAGCGCCGCGCTAGGCGCTGGGGCATATTCTTCAAGCTGCTGACCTTCGTGTATCTGTTCGGCGCGCTGGCCTTGTTTTCGCCAGCATTGCAGTTTGGCAAGGGCAAGAGTGCCCAGGAAAGCCACACGGCCGTGATAAATGTGCGCGGAATGATCGCCGATGAGGAGTCCGCTAGTGCCGATAACATTGTGGGTGCTTTGCGAGCCGCCTTCGAGGATGCGAACACCAAGGGGATCGTTTTGCGCATCAACAGTCCGGGTGGAAGTCCGGTCCAGTCGGGTTACATCTACGACGAAATCCGGCGTCTGCGGGGTGAGTATCCCGCGATCAAGGTGTACGCGGTGATTACTGATCTCGGTGCGTCGGGTGCGTACTATATCGCCAGCGCCGCGGACGAGATATATGCGGACAAATCCAGTCTGGTCGGATCAATTGGTGTGACCGCCGCCACCTTCGGCTTTGTCGATACCATGGAGAAGCTTGGTGTTGAGCGGCGTGTTTATACTTCCGGTGAGCACAAGGCGTTCCTTGATCCGTTCCAGCCCGAAAAGCCCGAGGAGAGTCAGTTCTGGCGCAGCGTTCTTGCGACGACCCATAAGCAGTTTATCGATAGTGTAAAGCGCGGTCGCGGCGATCGCCTTCAGGACGCGCAACATCCCGAGCTCTTCTCGGGATTGGTATGGTCGGGTGAACAGGCGCTGGAGCTGGGATTGATCGATGGGCTGGGTAGTACGGCTCATGTTGCGCGTGTTGTGATTGGTGAGCCGGAGCTCGTCGATTTCACGGTCAAGGAGTCACCGCTCGATCGTTTCACCAAGAAGCTCGGCGCTGGAGTAGCCGAGCGTCTGGCGATATTGGTCGGTCTGCAGGGGCCGGCGCTGCGTTAG
- a CDS encoding HAD-IA family hydrolase has protein sequence MSSYQVLIFDWDGTLADSIGRIVESIHIAAHGCGLSRLDDAAVKGIIGLALPEAIGVLYPDHVDDALIQEFRHRYSEHYLALEAQPSPLYPGVAESLSRFREAGYLLAVATGKGRRGLDRVLSGQGLERFFDITRCADETASKPDPLMIRQILAHCGVPPAQALMVGDSVFDLQMAHRAGVDSVAVAYGAQPVEVLQRCEPRAAINHFSELGTWLRSVAGSEVNDYVG, from the coding sequence GTGAGTAGCTACCAAGTTCTGATATTCGACTGGGACGGCACGCTAGCCGATTCGATCGGCCGTATCGTCGAGTCGATACATATAGCCGCACACGGTTGCGGTTTGTCACGGCTCGATGATGCCGCTGTAAAAGGCATCATCGGTTTGGCACTGCCTGAAGCTATCGGCGTGCTTTACCCGGATCACGTTGATGATGCGCTGATTCAGGAGTTTCGCCATCGCTACAGTGAGCATTATTTGGCGTTGGAAGCTCAGCCTTCTCCGCTGTACCCGGGTGTTGCGGAATCTCTGTCGAGGTTTCGTGAGGCTGGGTATCTGCTTGCTGTCGCCACTGGCAAGGGGCGGCGCGGTCTTGATCGTGTGCTGTCGGGGCAGGGGTTGGAAAGGTTCTTCGATATCACGCGCTGCGCGGATGAGACGGCGAGCAAGCCTGATCCGCTGATGATTCGTCAGATACTCGCTCATTGCGGTGTGCCCCCGGCGCAGGCGCTGATGGTTGGCGATTCTGTGTTCGATCTGCAGATGGCTCATCGTGCCGGAGTGGACAGTGTGGCTGTCGCTTATGGTGCGCAGCCGGTGGAGGTCCTGCAGCGGTGTGAGCCGCGCGCTGCGATCAATCATTTTTCGGAGCTTGGCACTTGGTTGCGCTCCGTGGCTGGTTCTGAGGTGAATGACTATGTCGGATGA
- the rluC gene encoding 23S rRNA pseudouridine(955/2504/2580) synthase RluC yields the protein MTNTPSQTSGVQMLEVAPELAGQRIDNFLRNQLKGVPKTLIYRILRKGEVRVNKGRIKPEYKLQAGDVVRVPPLRLAERDEPEPLAQGLLERLEKAIVHEDKTLIVLNKPAGIAVHGGSGLSYGVIEAMRQLRPDAKELELVHRLDRDTSGLLMIAKKRSMLRHLHQALRGDGVDKRYMALVRGRWETSKKQVNAPLLKNTLRSGERMVEVTEDGKEALTLFRVLRRFGEFATLVEAKPVTGRTHQIRVHARHAGHSIAGDSKYGDEEFTREIRELGGKRLFLHAYALKVPLPDGGELSLEAPVDEMWARTLERLGE from the coding sequence ATGACCAATACCCCTTCCCAGACCTCCGGTGTGCAAATGCTTGAGGTCGCGCCGGAACTTGCCGGCCAGCGCATCGACAACTTCCTTCGTAATCAGCTCAAGGGCGTTCCCAAGACGTTGATTTACCGCATCTTGCGTAAAGGCGAGGTGCGGGTAAACAAGGGGCGGATCAAGCCCGAATACAAGCTGCAGGCTGGAGATGTGGTGCGCGTCCCGCCGCTGCGCCTGGCGGAGCGTGACGAGCCAGAGCCGCTTGCTCAAGGATTACTGGAGCGGCTTGAGAAGGCCATCGTCCATGAAGACAAAACGCTCATCGTGCTGAATAAGCCTGCCGGCATAGCAGTGCATGGCGGTAGTGGGCTTAGCTACGGCGTGATCGAAGCGATGCGACAGCTGCGTCCGGACGCCAAAGAGCTCGAGCTGGTGCATCGCCTTGATCGGGATACTTCTGGCCTGCTGATGATAGCCAAGAAGCGCAGTATGTTGCGTCATCTGCATCAGGCGCTCCGTGGCGATGGCGTCGACAAGCGCTATATGGCCTTGGTGCGTGGCCGCTGGGAAACTTCGAAGAAGCAGGTCAATGCGCCGCTATTGAAGAATACGCTGCGCTCTGGCGAGCGAATGGTTGAAGTAACCGAGGATGGTAAAGAGGCGTTGACGCTGTTTCGTGTGCTTCGCCGATTCGGCGAGTTCGCGACACTGGTGGAGGCGAAACCGGTTACCGGGCGTACCCATCAGATTCGTGTTCACGCGCGCCATGCCGGGCATAGCATCGCGGGAGATAGCAAGTACGGTGATGAGGAGTTCACTCGTGAGATTCGTGAGCTGGGCGGCAAGCGTTTGTTTCTGCATGCCTACGCCTTGAAGGTGCCGCTGCCTGATGGTGGGGAGTTGTCGCTGGAGGCGCCTGTCGATGAGATGTGGGCGCGGACGTTGGAGCGTCTGGGTGAGTAG
- the rne gene encoding ribonuclease E, with product MKRMLINATQPEELRVALVDGQRLFDLDIESGAREQKKANIYKGKITRVEPSLEAAFVDFGAERHGFLPLKEISREYFSKSPEGRVNIKDVLREGQEVIVQVEKEERGNKGAALTTFISLAGRYLVLMPNNPRAGGISRRIEGEERNELREALNGLDVPADMGLIVRTAGLGRSSEELQCDLDYLLQLWTAVKDASQDRVAPFLIYQESNVIIRAIRDYLRQDIGEVLIDSVEAQDEALSFIQQVMPQYASKIKLYEDSVPLFNRFQIESQIETAFQREVKLPSGGSIVIDPTEALVSIDINSARATKGGDIEETALQTNLEAAEEIARQLRLRDIGGLIVIDFIDMTPAKNQRAVEEKMREALEADRARIQVGRISRFGLLEMSRQRLRPSLGETSGIVCPRCNGQGIIRDVESLSLAILRLIEEEALKDRTAEVRARVPFQVAAFLLNEKRNAITKIELRTRARIFILPDDHLETPHFEVQRLRDDSPEIMVGQASYEMSQTEAEEAQPVSSTRTLVRQEAAVKTAPQRTAPAPAAATPAEAPAAAPAQEPSLFKGLIKSLVGLFAGETKEPQATVEVEKKPSSPRPQRNDERRSGRQQNRRRDSRAGRDEERKPREERQPREERQPREERQPREERQPRPPREERKPREQTETAEAQPRRERAPREERKPREERKRELRAPIDEAPVVADEQQVERQPRAPREERKPRADQQAPVTDEMLQQAEDVAEAEESQDANDSTEGNESDRPRRRSRGQRRRSNRRERQRDANGNEIEEVDESNAPVKTEEIAIAATAAALAANTADTEASAQTKLADDAVIQSSTEGVATIVEHAPVAPDASEPAAAEQPAIVEAVAEKDLAQPTEAAQEEAAQVQAEVIPQPAPEPVVEKTEAAPAVAAAPTISGRAPNDPREVRRRQREAERLAKEAAEAESKAAAEQPLASPEIVASAPEVEVKPEQATSQTTLQTQSEPVVEPVVAQQQPTAEQSTLAVEPTQQTQEPAVEHSEQPAEAPVVNEEASQPAPQAPEKPAEGEEPENREKPQG from the coding sequence ATGAAAAGAATGCTAATTAACGCGACTCAGCCTGAAGAGTTGCGTGTCGCACTGGTCGACGGCCAACGCTTGTTCGATCTCGACATCGAATCAGGTGCCCGCGAGCAGAAAAAAGCCAACATCTACAAGGGCAAGATCACCCGCGTAGAACCTAGCCTTGAAGCCGCTTTCGTCGACTTCGGCGCCGAGCGTCATGGCTTCCTCCCTCTCAAAGAAATCTCCCGTGAGTACTTCAGCAAGTCGCCTGAAGGCCGCGTAAACATCAAGGACGTCCTGCGCGAAGGCCAGGAAGTAATCGTTCAGGTTGAGAAGGAAGAACGCGGCAACAAGGGCGCAGCGCTGACCACCTTTATCAGTCTCGCCGGCCGCTACTTGGTGCTGATGCCAAACAACCCGCGCGCGGGCGGCATCTCTCGCCGCATCGAAGGCGAAGAACGCAATGAGCTGCGCGAAGCACTGAATGGCCTGGACGTGCCTGCCGACATGGGCCTCATTGTCCGAACCGCTGGCCTGGGCCGCTCAAGCGAAGAACTGCAATGCGACCTGGACTACCTGCTGCAGCTCTGGACCGCGGTCAAGGATGCTTCGCAGGATCGCGTCGCTCCGTTCCTGATCTATCAGGAATCCAACGTAATCATCCGCGCCATTCGCGACTATCTGCGTCAGGACATTGGCGAAGTGCTCATCGACAGCGTCGAAGCACAGGATGAGGCGCTGAGCTTCATTCAGCAGGTGATGCCGCAGTACGCCAGCAAGATCAAGCTATACGAAGATTCGGTACCACTGTTCAACCGCTTCCAGATCGAAAGCCAGATCGAGACCGCGTTCCAGCGCGAAGTTAAACTGCCCTCGGGCGGCTCCATCGTCATCGATCCAACCGAGGCGCTGGTTTCCATCGACATCAACTCGGCCCGCGCCACCAAAGGCGGCGACATCGAAGAAACCGCGCTACAGACCAATCTGGAAGCGGCCGAAGAAATCGCTCGTCAGCTACGCCTGCGCGACATCGGCGGTCTGATTGTCATCGACTTCATCGACATGACGCCGGCCAAAAACCAACGTGCCGTCGAAGAAAAAATGCGCGAAGCGCTGGAAGCCGATCGTGCACGCATCCAGGTCGGTCGCATTTCTCGCTTCGGCCTTCTGGAAATGTCTCGTCAGCGTTTGCGCCCGTCCCTCGGCGAAACCAGCGGCATCGTCTGCCCGCGCTGTAACGGCCAAGGCATCATCCGCGACGTCGAATCACTATCGCTGGCGATCCTTCGCCTGATCGAGGAAGAGGCCCTCAAGGACCGCACCGCCGAAGTTCGCGCCCGCGTGCCATTCCAGGTCGCCGCGTTCCTGCTCAACGAGAAGCGCAACGCGATCACCAAGATCGAGCTGCGCACCCGTGCTCGCATCTTCATTCTGCCGGACGATCATCTAGAGACGCCGCACTTCGAAGTTCAGCGCCTGCGCGACGACAGCCCTGAGATCATGGTTGGCCAAGCCAGCTACGAGATGAGCCAAACCGAAGCAGAAGAGGCTCAGCCTGTCAGCTCCACGCGCACCCTGGTTCGCCAGGAGGCGGCGGTCAAGACCGCACCGCAGCGCACTGCACCAGCCCCTGCCGCCGCGACACCGGCTGAAGCACCGGCAGCCGCTCCGGCACAGGAGCCGAGCCTGTTCAAAGGCCTGATCAAATCCCTGGTCGGCCTGTTCGCAGGCGAGACTAAAGAGCCGCAAGCCACCGTGGAAGTCGAGAAAAAGCCCTCATCGCCGCGCCCCCAGCGCAACGACGAGCGTCGCAGCGGACGTCAGCAGAACCGCCGCCGCGATTCGCGTGCAGGCCGCGACGAAGAGCGCAAGCCGCGTGAGGAGCGCCAACCTCGAGAGGAACGTCAACCCCGCGAAGAGCGTCAGCCACGCGAGGAGCGTCAGCCACGCCCGCCGCGCGAAGAGCGCAAGCCTCGTGAGCAGACTGAAACTGCAGAGGCGCAGCCACGTCGCGAGCGAGCACCCCGCGAGGAACGCAAGCCGCGCGAAGAGCGTAAACGCGAGCTGCGCGCTCCAATCGACGAAGCGCCTGTGGTCGCCGATGAACAGCAGGTAGAGCGCCAGCCCCGTGCGCCGCGTGAGGAGCGCAAGCCACGAGCCGACCAACAGGCTCCTGTCACCGATGAGATGTTGCAGCAAGCCGAGGACGTGGCCGAGGCTGAAGAGTCCCAGGACGCCAACGACAGTACTGAAGGCAACGAAAGCGACCGTCCGCGTCGTCGCTCACGTGGGCAGCGTCGCCGAAGCAACCGCCGCGAGCGTCAGCGCGATGCCAACGGCAATGAGATCGAGGAAGTTGACGAAAGCAATGCCCCGGTAAAAACCGAGGAAATAGCTATCGCTGCAACGGCTGCTGCGTTGGCTGCGAACACCGCCGATACCGAAGCTAGTGCGCAGACAAAGCTCGCCGATGACGCTGTCATTCAGTCCAGCACTGAAGGCGTCGCAACCATCGTCGAACACGCACCGGTTGCCCCGGACGCAAGCGAACCCGCAGCTGCCGAGCAGCCGGCGATTGTCGAGGCCGTAGCTGAGAAAGACTTGGCGCAGCCGACGGAAGCGGCACAGGAAGAGGCAGCGCAGGTCCAGGCTGAGGTAATCCCACAGCCAGCTCCCGAGCCGGTGGTCGAAAAAACCGAAGCTGCACCAGCCGTCGCCGCAGCACCGACCATTAGCGGCCGGGCACCCAACGATCCGCGCGAGGTTCGACGCCGTCAACGCGAAGCCGAACGCTTGGCCAAGGAAGCGGCGGAAGCCGAATCCAAGGCTGCCGCTGAGCAACCCCTGGCCAGCCCTGAGATCGTTGCCAGCGCGCCAGAGGTCGAGGTGAAGCCTGAGCAGGCTACCTCGCAAACCACTCTGCAAACGCAGTCAGAGCCAGTTGTTGAGCCCGTGGTTGCCCAACAGCAACCTACAGCTGAGCAGTCGACTTTAGCTGTCGAGCCTACTCAACAAACGCAGGAGCCTGCCGTTGAACACAGCGAGCAACCGGCAGAGGCGCCAGTCGTAAACGAGGAGGCCTCTCAGCCGGCACCTCAGGCACCGGAGAAACCCGCAGAAGGCGAAGAGCCAGAAAACCGTGAGAAGCCTCAAGGCTAA
- the murB gene encoding UDP-N-acetylmuramate dehydrogenase, whose protein sequence is MSLILASNQSLKSYNTFAVDQRARFFASAKSDEDVRDALAQARQLDVPLLPIGGGSNLLLTRDVSALVLHMASRGIRIIDESFERVLVEAEAGEPWHPFVLWTLEQGLVGLENLSLIPGTVGASPIQNIGAYGVEIKDVFAGLTAMDSQSGVIREFTLEDCAFDYRDSLFKQQQGRYLILRVRFQLRRQAGLHLEYGPIRQRLAEQGIATPSAQDVSRAVCAIRSEKLPDPQQLGNAGSFFKNPLVSAAVAQALRESHSDLVAYPQADGQVKLAAGWLIEKAGWKGFRDGDAGVHRLQALVLVNYGRATGAQLLGLARRIQADVLARFDVVLEIEPNVL, encoded by the coding sequence GTGAGCCTGATCCTCGCATCGAACCAGTCGCTCAAGTCATACAACACCTTTGCAGTCGACCAGCGTGCACGTTTCTTCGCCTCCGCAAAGAGTGATGAGGATGTACGCGATGCGCTCGCTCAGGCGCGACAACTCGACGTTCCGCTGCTACCAATTGGCGGCGGCAGCAACCTGCTACTGACTCGCGACGTTTCGGCGCTGGTCCTGCATATGGCCAGTCGTGGAATACGCATCATTGATGAGTCTTTCGAGCGGGTGCTGGTGGAGGCAGAGGCAGGGGAGCCATGGCACCCGTTTGTGCTCTGGACACTGGAGCAGGGTTTGGTAGGGCTAGAGAACCTGAGTCTGATACCCGGGACAGTTGGTGCCTCGCCGATTCAGAACATCGGCGCCTATGGCGTCGAGATCAAGGATGTGTTCGCTGGGCTCACGGCAATGGATAGCCAAAGCGGGGTGATCCGTGAGTTCACCTTGGAGGACTGTGCCTTTGATTACCGCGACAGTTTGTTCAAGCAGCAGCAGGGACGTTATCTGATTCTGCGCGTGCGCTTCCAGCTACGTCGGCAGGCGGGGCTGCATCTTGAGTACGGCCCGATCCGTCAGCGCCTGGCGGAGCAGGGGATCGCTACGCCAAGTGCGCAGGACGTGAGTCGAGCCGTTTGTGCTATCCGTAGTGAAAAACTTCCCGACCCGCAACAACTAGGTAACGCTGGCAGCTTCTTCAAGAACCCCCTGGTTTCCGCCGCCGTTGCTCAGGCGCTGCGTGAGAGCCATTCTGATCTTGTTGCCTACCCGCAGGCCGACGGTCAGGTAAAACTGGCGGCAGGCTGGCTGATCGAGAAGGCTGGCTGGAAAGGCTTTCGTGACGGTGATGCTGGCGTACATCGCCTGCAGGCGCTGGTGCTGGTCAATTATGGCCGGGCAACAGGCGCGCAGCTGCTAGGGCTGGCGCGGCGAATCCAGGCTGACGTGCTTGCGCGTTTCGATGTCGTACTTGAGATTGAGCCGAACGTTCTCTGA
- a CDS encoding low molecular weight protein-tyrosine-phosphatase, with the protein MKVLFVCMGNICRSPTAEGVFRQRVEQAGLDHRIEIDSAGTGDWHVGKAPDSRTCEAAGRRGYQLAALRARQVQPEDFERFDLILAMDHDNLAYLRAMRPAHGRADVDLMLRRYGLEADVVPDPYYGGPDGFEEVLDLIEKACDGLLAEIKGRQ; encoded by the coding sequence ATGAAAGTGCTGTTCGTTTGCATGGGTAACATCTGTCGTTCGCCTACAGCGGAAGGCGTGTTTCGCCAGCGCGTCGAGCAAGCCGGGCTCGATCATAGGATCGAGATCGACTCGGCCGGGACTGGCGACTGGCATGTTGGCAAGGCGCCGGATTCGCGCACTTGCGAGGCAGCGGGGCGGCGGGGCTATCAGCTCGCAGCCTTGCGCGCTCGTCAGGTGCAGCCTGAGGATTTCGAGCGTTTCGATCTGATTCTGGCGATGGATCACGACAATCTGGCTTATCTGCGTGCAATGCGACCGGCTCATGGCCGAGCTGATGTCGACCTGATGCTGCGCCGCTATGGCCTGGAAGCTGATGTGGTGCCTGATCCTTACTACGGTGGACCTGATGGGTTCGAGGAGGTCTTGGATCTCATCGAAAAAGCCTGTGACGGGCTGCTCGCGGAAATAAAGGGGCGACAGTGA
- the kdsB gene encoding 3-deoxy-manno-octulosonate cytidylyltransferase yields the protein MSNVYTVVIPARYASTRLPGKPLRDIAGKPMIQHVWEQASKSAAQRVVVATDDPRIVEACKAFGAQVVLTRADHNSGTDRLAEVAEQLGLSDDAIVVNVQGDEPLIPPAVIDQVAANLAAHPEAAMATLAEPLADVQALFNPNVVKVLSDINGLALTFSRAPLPWARDSFAADRSQLPARVPYRRHIGIYAYRAGFLANFVSWGPCWLEDTECLEQLRALWHGQRIHVADAVEAPPAGVDTVEDLERVRALLGG from the coding sequence ATGAGCAACGTCTACACTGTGGTGATCCCCGCCCGCTATGCGTCGACTCGCCTGCCTGGTAAGCCGCTACGGGATATCGCGGGCAAGCCGATGATTCAACATGTGTGGGAGCAGGCGAGCAAAAGCGCGGCCCAGCGCGTCGTTGTCGCCACCGATGACCCGCGTATCGTGGAGGCTTGTAAGGCATTCGGTGCGCAAGTCGTTCTGACGCGGGCCGACCACAACTCCGGCACAGACCGCCTCGCCGAGGTGGCCGAGCAGCTTGGGCTGTCAGACGATGCCATCGTGGTCAACGTACAGGGTGACGAGCCGCTGATTCCTCCGGCAGTGATCGATCAGGTTGCGGCGAATCTGGCCGCACATCCCGAGGCTGCGATGGCGACGCTCGCTGAGCCGCTGGCAGACGTGCAGGCCCTGTTCAATCCCAACGTGGTAAAGGTTCTTTCAGATATCAATGGCCTGGCGCTGACTTTCAGTCGCGCGCCGCTGCCTTGGGCACGCGATTCGTTTGCTGCTGATCGTAGTCAGCTCCCTGCCAGGGTGCCATATCGTCGACATATCGGGATCTACGCTTATCGGGCCGGCTTCCTCGCTAATTTCGTTTCTTGGGGCCCTTGCTGGTTGGAAGATACCGAGTGCCTCGAGCAACTGCGTGCGCTCTGGCACGGTCAGCGTATTCACGTCGCGGACGCGGTAGAAGCGCCCCCTGCTGGGGTCGATACGGTGGAGGACCTGGAGCGGGTTCGCGCTCTACTGGGTGGTTAA
- a CDS encoding Trm112 family protein, which yields MDTKLLDILACPLCKGPLKLADDKSELICKADALAFPVRDGIPVMLESEARTLDVDERLDK from the coding sequence ATGGATACCAAACTACTCGATATTCTGGCGTGCCCACTATGCAAGGGACCGCTGAAGCTTGCCGACGACAAATCGGAGTTGATCTGCAAGGCTGACGCACTGGCCTTTCCTGTGCGAGATGGCATTCCGGTGATGCTTGAAAGCGAAGCCCGTACCCTGGACGTGGACGAGCGCCTGGACAAATGA